A window from Brachionichthys hirsutus isolate HB-005 chromosome 4, CSIRO-AGI_Bhir_v1, whole genome shotgun sequence encodes these proteins:
- the slc20a2 gene encoding sodium-dependent phosphate transporter 2 isoform X2, translating into MDLEPYLWMVILGFIIAFILAFSVGANDVANSFGTAVGSGVVTLKQACILASIFETLGSMLLGAKVGETIRKGIIDVSLYNETVPVLMAGEVSAMAGSAVWQLIASFLKLPVSGTHCIVGATIGFSMVAIGTKGVQWMQLVKIVASWFISPLLSGLMSGLLFLLIRHFILNKEDSVPNGLRALPLFYASTIGINTFSILYTGAPLLGLELLPIWAIFLITVAESLICAALVWIFVCPWMRRKIASRLKKEQALSRISDESLDKIPEEEEDSPVFKELPGAKGTDESVVPLTGGSSERGPRDSSGELTNLANGGTVLPNGRAYGRTHSMTNGCLKSPVSNGNFSFDGHMRSDGQVYHTVHKDSGLYKDLLHKIHVGRMDDGSNAGPADNNYRLLRRNNSYTCYTAAICGMPVQPLIRTESRDDSEKLVGEGGGRSNSVSYSKKRIRYDSYSSYCNAVAEAEIEADEGGIEMKLATELQGVEEEGAPAPMPLDDMVEEDTEEKDKSEVFQLFHFLQILTACFGSFAHGGNDVSNAIGPLVALWMIYDQGGVMQDAATPVWLLFYGGIGICAGLWVWGRRVIQTMGKDLTPITPSSGFCIEVMSALTVLVASNVGIPVSSTHCKVGSVVAVGWIRSQKAVDWRLFRNIFLAWFVTVPVAGLFSAAVMALFVYGILPFV; encoded by the exons ATGGATCTTGAGCCGTACCTGTGGATGGTGATTCTTGGCTTCATCATTGCCTTCATATTGGCCTTTTCAGTAGGGGCCAATGATGTGGCCAATTCTTTCGGCACCGCGGTGGGATCCGGCGTGGTCACGTTGAAGCAAGCTTGCATCCTGGCCTCCATCTTTGAGACCCTGGGCTCGATGCTACTGGGGGCTAAAGTGGGAGAGACGATTCGAAAGGGCATCATCGACGTCAGCCTGTACAACGAGACGGTTCCTGTTCTCATGGCCGGGGAGGTCAGCGCCATGGCCG GGTCAGCAGTCTGGCAACTGATTGCCTCTTTCCTCAAACTGCCGGTCTCTGGGACTCACTGCATTGTTGGCGCCACCATCGGGTTCTCCATGGTGGCCATTGGCACTAAGGGAGTACAGTGGATGCAGCTTGTGAAGATCG TGGCATCGTGGTTCATCTCGCCCTTGCTCTCTGGACTCATGTCTGGGCTGCTTTTCTTGCTTATCAGACACTTCATCCTTAACAAG GAGGACTCTGTTCCCAATGGTCTGCGAGCGTTGCCCCTCTTCTATGCCTCCACCATTGGGATCAACACCTTCTCCATCCTGTACACGGGAGCACCTT TGCTTGGGTTAGAGCTCCTACCGATATGGGCCATCTTTCTCATAACTGTAGCCGAGTCGCTGATTTGTGCAGCTCTGGTTTGGATATTCGTCTGCCCCTGGATGAGGAGGAAAATTGCAA GTCGTCTAAAGAAAGAGCAAGCTCTGTCCCGCATCTCTGATGAGAGCCTAGACAAGAttccagaagaggaggaggacagcccCGTCTTTAAAGAGCTGCCAGGAGCCAAGGGCACAGATGAGTCCGTGGTGCCGCTCACGGGGGGCAGCAGTGAACGAGGCCCCCGCGACTCCAGCGGGGAGCTCACCAACCTGGCAAATGGAGGCACTGTTCTGCCAAACGGCCGGGCGTACG GCCGAACCCACTCCATGACCAATGGCTGCCTCAAGTCTCCCGTCTCTAACGGCAACTTCAGCTTTGATGGCCACATGCGCAGCGATGGCCAGGTGTACCACACCGTGCACAAGGACTCGGGTCTCTACAAAGACCTGCTTCACAAGATCCACGTGGGCCGCATGGACGATGGCTCCAACGCCGGCCCGGCTGACAACAACTACCGCCTGCTGCGCCGCAACAACAGCTACACCTGCTACACGGCGGCCATATGCGGCATGCCTGTGCAGCCGCTCATTCGCACGGAGTCGCGTGACGACAGTGAAAAGCTggttggagagggaggaggcaggAGCAACAGCGTGTCCTACTCCAAGAAGAGGATACGCTACGACAGCTACTCCTCGTACTGCAACGCCGTTGCGGAGGCCGAGATTGAGGCAGATGAGGGTGGGATCGAGATGAAGCTGGCCACAGAGCTGCAGGgggtggaagaggagggggcTCCAGCCCCTATGCCTCTGGATGACATGGTCGAGGAGGACACTGAGGAGAAGGATAAGTCCGAGGTGTTTCAGCTGTTCCACTTCCTGCAGATCCTGACCGCCTGCTTCGGCTCCTTCGCCCATGGAGGAAACGATGTCAG TAATGCCATCGGACCCCTGGTGGCGCTGTGGATGATCTACGACCAGGGCGGAGTGATGCAGGATGCCGCCACGCCGGTCTGGCTGCTGTTCTACGGAGGCATAGGCATCTGTGCCGGCCTGTGGGTGTGGGGCCGCCGCGTCATCCAGACCATGGGGAAGGACCTGACTCCCATCACCCCCTCAAG CGGATTTTGCATTGAAGTAATGAGTGCGCTAACAGTGCTTGTTGCATCAAATGTGGGCATCCCAGTAAGCTCCACCCACTGCAAG GTGGGTTCAGTCGTGGCCGTCGGCTGGATCCGATCCCAGAAAGCGGTGGACTGGCGCCTCTTCAGGAACATCTTCCTGGCGTGGTTTGTCACAGTGCCAGTGGCGGGCCTGTTCAGCGCCGCCGTCATGGCCCTGTTCGTCTACGGCATCCTGCCCTTTGTCTGA
- the LOC137918099 gene encoding endothelial lipase-like produces MNPGALSLWIFLQWSAALVHGEKAAREGEETGLNELSLNGNGVIKYNMRQNIDPEEEGCYLQTGKKECLEECGFNATAKTIFIIHGWTISGIFESWIYKLISAVKQRETEANVIVVDWIPMAQQLYADSVNYTRNVGVDIAAMLDWLQDELQLPLENVHLIGYSLGAHVAGFAGTYVRGSIGRITGLDPAGPLFEGVAEEKRLSPDDADFVDVLHTYTREALGVSIGIQQPVGDIDIYPNGGDVQPGCALSEVLAAAGNFMEVIKCEHERSVHLFVDSLLNKDHVSFAYQCTGPDRFKKGICLSCRKNRCNNIGYNARKMRKRRNSKMYLKTRADTPFGGYHYQMKMHVFDRKKSPSADPSFLVQLYGANNDTGNMDVDVHGGVIGLNFTSTFLVFTDEDIGELLKIRLSWEGESDSLRSVWKNLKTSLWSWNAKPAKPVVQVRRIRVKAGETQKKFTFCAEDPKELDISPGSSLTFVKCRDGWEVKPRKRYKIILIKLLKFS; encoded by the exons ATGAATCCTGGAGCTCTTTCGCTGTGGATTTTCCTGCAGTGGAGCGCCGCGCTCGTTCATGGAGAAAAGGCTGCGCGTGAAG GTGAGGAGACCGGTTTGAACGAGTTATCCCTAAACGGCAATGGCGTCATAAAGTACAACATGAGGCAAAACATCGATCCGGAGGAAGAGGGCTGCTACCTGCAGACCGGCAAGAAGGAGTGTCTGGAGGAGTGTGGCTTCAACGCCACAGCCAagaccatcttcatcatccatGGCTGGACG ATCAGTGGCATCTTTGAAAGCTGGATCTACAAGCTCATCTCTGCAGTGAAGCAGCGTGAGACGGAGGCCAACGTGATCGTCGTTGACTGGATACCCATGGCTCAGCAGCTGTACGCCGATTCGGTCAACTACACCCGCAACGTCGGCGTCGATATTGCCGCCATGCTTGACTGGCTTCAG GATGAGCTACAGCTCCCGCTTGAGAATGTGCACCTGATCGGCTACAGTTTGGGGGCTCACGTCGCTGGCTTCGCAGGAACATATGTGCGAGGGTCCATCGGCAGAATCACCG GTCTAGACCCAGCGGGGCCGTTGTTTGAGGGTGTGGCAGAGGAAAAGCGCCTCTCTCCAGATGATGCCGACTTCGTGGACGTTCTGCACACGTACACTCGAGAGGCTTTGGGTGTCAGCATTGGGATCCAACAGCCTGTCGGGGACATTGACATCTACCCCAACGGTGGCGACGTGCAGCCCGGCTGCGCCCTGAGCGAAGTGCTGGCAGCGGCTGGAA ATTTCATGGAAGTAATTAAGTGTGAACATGAGCGTTCTGTGCACTTGTTTGTGGACTCGTTGTTGAACAAGGACCACGTGAGCTTCGCCTACCAGTGCACGGGCCCGGACCGCTTCAAGAAGGGCATCTGCCTCAGCTGCCGCAAAAATCGTTGCAACAACATCGGTTACAACGCCAGGAAGATGCGTAAAAGACGCAACAGTAAAATGTATCTGAAGACGCGTGCCGATACTCCGTTCGGGG GCTACCACTACCAGAtgaagatgcatgtttttgataGAAAAAAGTCACCGAGTGCAGATCCCTCCTTTCTTGTCCAGTTGTATGGTGCCAATAACGATACAGGAAACATGGATGTTGATGT CCATGGTGGCGTCATCGGTCTGAACTTCACCAGCACGTTCTTGGTGTTCACCGACGAGGATATTGGTGAGCTGCTAAAGATCCGTCTGAGCTGGGAAGGAGAATCTGACTCTTTGCGCTCAGTCTGGAAGAACCTTAAGACGTCGTTGTGGTCCTGGAACGCGAAGCCTGCCAAACCTGTCGTGCAAGTCCGGCGGATTCGTGTGAAAGCTGGAGAAACGCAGAAGAA GTTTACCTTCTGTGCCGAAGACCCCAAAGAACTTGACATTTCACCGGGAAGCTCATTAACGTTTGTGAAATGCCGGGATGGCTGGGAAGTGAAGCCAAGAAAACGgtacaaaataattttaatcaAATTGTTGAAGTTTTCGTGA
- the LOC137892914 gene encoding E3 ubiquitin-protein ligase KCMF1-like, which produces MSRHEGVSCDACLKGNFRGRRYKCLICYDYDLCASCYESGATTTRHTTEHPMQCILTRVDFDLYYGGEAFSVEQPQAFTCPYCGRMGYTEISLQEHVAAEHTETSTEVICPICAALPGGDPNHVTDDFAAHLTLEHRAPRDLDESSGVRHVRRMFHPGRGLGGPRARRSNMHFTSSTTGGLSTSQSSSQSSNYSREAMDPIAELLSQLSGVRRSAGGQLSSGPSASQLQQLQMQLQLERQQAQAARQQLETARNTTRGGGRANAILNTNSATANPNPSANHNTNPSPNSGLPEPGTQHHAHSSQFLLSRLSEPRQSEAERQACEAQWADRSLFVTELLLSTLLPDDDASASSSEDEDDCHGSLRNFADFEAMGCVEVMTLDVALENLNLKETTPATKKTKATTKTAPTKKEPPAPPL; this is translated from the exons ATGTCCCGTCATGAAG GCGTCAGCTGTGATGCGTGTTTAAAGGGGAACTTCAGAGGCCGACGatacaaatgtttaatttgctACGACTACGACCTGTGTGCATCGTGCTATGAGAGCGGCGCAACCACGACCAGACACACCACAGAGCATCCCATGCAGTGTATATTAACTCGGGTTGACTTTG acctGTATTACGGTGGAGAAGCGTTCTCGGTGGAGCAGCCCCAGGCCTTCACGTGCCCCTACTGTGGCAGGATGGGCTACACGGAGATCTCCCTGCAGGAGCACGTGGCTGCAGAACACACAGAGACGTCCACGGAAGTG ATCTGCCCCATATGTGCTGCGCTGCCAGGCGGCGACCCAAATCATGTGACGGATGACTTTGCTGCTCATCTCACGCTTGAACACAGAGCGCCCAGAGACCTG GATGAGTCGAGTGGAGTTCGGCACGTGAGGAGGATGTTTCACCCTGGGCGCGGGCTGGGGGGCCCGCGAGCCCGCAGGTCCAACATGCACTTCACTAGCAGCACCACAGGGGGGCTCTCCACCAGCCAGAGCTCCTCCCAGAGCTCCAACTACAGCAGAGAGGCCATGGACCCCATAGcag AACTGCTGTCCCAGTTATCGGGGGTGCGGCGTTCGGCGGGAGGCCAGCTCAGCTCGGGCCCCTCGGCCtcgcagctccagcagctccagatgCAGCTCCAGTTGGAGCGTCAGCAGGCTCAGGCGGCGCGTCAGCAGCTGGAGACGGCACGAAACACCACCCGGGGCGGCGGCCGAGCCAACGCGATCCTCAACACCAATTCCGCCACTGCAAACCCGAACCCCAGTGCCAATCACAATACCAACCCCAGTCCCAATTCGGGTCTGCCCGAGCCTGGCACACAGCATCATGCCCATAGCTCCCAGTTTCTACTCAGCAG GCTGAGCGAACCGCGGCAGTCCGAGGCAGAGAGGCAGGCATGCGAGGCCCAGTGGGCCGACAGGAGCTTGTTCGTGACGGAGCTGCTGCTTTCCACGCTGCTGCCCGATGACGAcgcctccgcctcctcgtcTGAGGACGAGGACGACTGTCACGGCTCTTTACGGAATTTTGCTGACTTCGAGGCCATGGGCTGTGTCGAGGTCATGACCTTAGACGTGGCTCTGGAGAACCTCAACCTCAAGGAGACGACCCCGGCTACCAAGAAGACGAAAGCGACGACTAAAACGGCACCTACGAAGAAAGAGCCTCCGGCGCCGCCCCTTTGA
- the slc20a2 gene encoding sodium-dependent phosphate transporter 2 isoform X1 encodes MDLEPYLWMVILGFIIAFILAFSVGANDVANSFGTAVGSGVVTLKQACILASIFETLGSMLLGAKVGETIRKGIIDVSLYNETVPVLMAGEVSAMAGSAVWQLIASFLKLPVSGTHCIVGATIGFSMVAIGTKGVQWMQLVKIVASWFISPLLSGLMSGLLFLLIRHFILNKEDSVPNGLRALPLFYASTIGINTFSILYTGAPLLGLELLPIWAIFLITVAESLICAALVWIFVCPWMRRKIASRLKKEQALSRISDESLDKIPEEEEDSPVFKELPGAKGTDESVVPLTGGSSERGPRDSSGELTNLANGGTVLPNGRAYGRTHSMTNGCLKSPVSNGNFSFDGHMRSDGQVYHTVHKDSGLYKDLLHKIHVGRMDDGSNAGPADNNYRLLRRNNSYTCYTAAICGMPVQPLIRTESRDDSEKLVGEGGGRSNSVSYSKKRIRYDSYSSYCNAVAEAEIEADEGGIEMKLATELQGVEEEGAPAPMPLDDMVEEDTEEKDKSEVFQLFHFLQILTACFGSFAHGGNDVSNAIGPLVALWMIYDQGGVMQDAATPVWLLFYGGIGICAGLWVWGRRVIQTMGKDLTPITPSSGFTIELASALTVVLASNIGIPVSTTHCKVGSVVAVGWIRSQKAVDWRLFRNIFLAWFVTVPVAGLFSAAVMALFVYGILPFV; translated from the exons ATGGATCTTGAGCCGTACCTGTGGATGGTGATTCTTGGCTTCATCATTGCCTTCATATTGGCCTTTTCAGTAGGGGCCAATGATGTGGCCAATTCTTTCGGCACCGCGGTGGGATCCGGCGTGGTCACGTTGAAGCAAGCTTGCATCCTGGCCTCCATCTTTGAGACCCTGGGCTCGATGCTACTGGGGGCTAAAGTGGGAGAGACGATTCGAAAGGGCATCATCGACGTCAGCCTGTACAACGAGACGGTTCCTGTTCTCATGGCCGGGGAGGTCAGCGCCATGGCCG GGTCAGCAGTCTGGCAACTGATTGCCTCTTTCCTCAAACTGCCGGTCTCTGGGACTCACTGCATTGTTGGCGCCACCATCGGGTTCTCCATGGTGGCCATTGGCACTAAGGGAGTACAGTGGATGCAGCTTGTGAAGATCG TGGCATCGTGGTTCATCTCGCCCTTGCTCTCTGGACTCATGTCTGGGCTGCTTTTCTTGCTTATCAGACACTTCATCCTTAACAAG GAGGACTCTGTTCCCAATGGTCTGCGAGCGTTGCCCCTCTTCTATGCCTCCACCATTGGGATCAACACCTTCTCCATCCTGTACACGGGAGCACCTT TGCTTGGGTTAGAGCTCCTACCGATATGGGCCATCTTTCTCATAACTGTAGCCGAGTCGCTGATTTGTGCAGCTCTGGTTTGGATATTCGTCTGCCCCTGGATGAGGAGGAAAATTGCAA GTCGTCTAAAGAAAGAGCAAGCTCTGTCCCGCATCTCTGATGAGAGCCTAGACAAGAttccagaagaggaggaggacagcccCGTCTTTAAAGAGCTGCCAGGAGCCAAGGGCACAGATGAGTCCGTGGTGCCGCTCACGGGGGGCAGCAGTGAACGAGGCCCCCGCGACTCCAGCGGGGAGCTCACCAACCTGGCAAATGGAGGCACTGTTCTGCCAAACGGCCGGGCGTACG GCCGAACCCACTCCATGACCAATGGCTGCCTCAAGTCTCCCGTCTCTAACGGCAACTTCAGCTTTGATGGCCACATGCGCAGCGATGGCCAGGTGTACCACACCGTGCACAAGGACTCGGGTCTCTACAAAGACCTGCTTCACAAGATCCACGTGGGCCGCATGGACGATGGCTCCAACGCCGGCCCGGCTGACAACAACTACCGCCTGCTGCGCCGCAACAACAGCTACACCTGCTACACGGCGGCCATATGCGGCATGCCTGTGCAGCCGCTCATTCGCACGGAGTCGCGTGACGACAGTGAAAAGCTggttggagagggaggaggcaggAGCAACAGCGTGTCCTACTCCAAGAAGAGGATACGCTACGACAGCTACTCCTCGTACTGCAACGCCGTTGCGGAGGCCGAGATTGAGGCAGATGAGGGTGGGATCGAGATGAAGCTGGCCACAGAGCTGCAGGgggtggaagaggagggggcTCCAGCCCCTATGCCTCTGGATGACATGGTCGAGGAGGACACTGAGGAGAAGGATAAGTCCGAGGTGTTTCAGCTGTTCCACTTCCTGCAGATCCTGACCGCCTGCTTCGGCTCCTTCGCCCATGGAGGAAACGATGTCAG TAATGCCATCGGACCCCTGGTGGCGCTGTGGATGATCTACGACCAGGGCGGAGTGATGCAGGATGCCGCCACGCCGGTCTGGCTGCTGTTCTACGGAGGCATAGGCATCTGTGCCGGCCTGTGGGTGTGGGGCCGCCGCGTCATCCAGACCATGGGGAAGGACCTGACTCCCATCACCCCCTCAAG CGGATTCACTATTGAGCTGGCTTCTGCACTCACAGTCGTGCTCGCTTCCAATATCGGAATCCCTGTCAGTACCACGCACTGCAAG GTGGGTTCAGTCGTGGCCGTCGGCTGGATCCGATCCCAGAAAGCGGTGGACTGGCGCCTCTTCAGGAACATCTTCCTGGCGTGGTTTGTCACAGTGCCAGTGGCGGGCCTGTTCAGCGCCGCCGTCATGGCCCTGTTCGTCTACGGCATCCTGCCCTTTGTCTGA